A window of Chitinivibrionales bacterium contains these coding sequences:
- a CDS encoding PAS domain S-box protein, whose protein sequence is MRYGDLTELNKDGMLLTAVGPSLLQQVTAPYLDLLQTSSAIYERNGDYAMGIFSSKWCTFLDNASRNLAGTLDNAEALQSGKWHCHESCWKVSKEAMERGKPQDRACAGGIHIYACPIMSGDEVVGAINFGYGAPPRDSETIQRIAAVYKVDPNELAEYAQAYTPRPTEVIDSARKQLQTSAMLLGEIVRRHAVEQQLTQSTLKYKGIFETAPNLITSVDEQGIIVECNSCVEKVLGYHREEIIGASMEKIIHPDFHQKARASLAEIRSKGSSYDKEYRMVKKDGALIDVTINSRGLKAPDGRFTRTICVIEDITERKRAEADKEEQRNFLKTIIDMSPFAMWVADRQGTVIKTNRTLRETINLSDDAIIGKYNVLGDENLKAGGVMPLVKDVFHKHIPARFTIPWKVEQAGDVDFSGGRNMYIDVSMYPILDMEGGLRNVVCQWIDISEQKQAQLDLIAERERLAVTLRSIGDGVITTDTHGRVVLMNREAETLTGWSLEEAQGRLLGEVFIIVNEISRETCENPVDKVLSSGEVIELANHTLLIARDGAERVIADSGAPIKDNEGSIIGVVLVFRDTTEKQRMQDAMQRAARLESLGILAGGIAHDFNNLLGGIYGFMDMAGDESSEPEVREYIQRSMATIDRARSLTSQLLTFSRGGTPVKKVAHLFPFVKETAKFALSGSTVSPVFDIQSDLWSCDFDQNQLGQVIDNLVINAQQAMPLGGEIRISAANVTVKAAKHQTLPAGGYVKLSIEDQGIGIPHDLQDKIFDPFFSTKTKGHGLGLATCFSIIDRHGGSIDVDSAPGEGSVFHVYLPAAGHRDTTGLVKPVLRHRGKGTIIVMDDEAVMRDITRHILESFGYSVVCTTTGREAIDALQKEIRGHRSVRAMILDLTIPGAMGGKEAVGEIRTIDPTLPVFVASGYSEDPIMANPSKYDFTASIPKPFRKAELAEVFEKYLKMME, encoded by the coding sequence ATGCGATACGGAGATTTAACCGAGTTGAATAAGGACGGCATGCTTCTCACCGCAGTGGGACCTTCCCTGCTGCAACAGGTGACCGCCCCCTACCTCGATCTGCTGCAGACATCGAGTGCCATCTACGAAAGAAACGGCGATTACGCCATGGGAATTTTCTCGTCGAAATGGTGTACCTTTCTGGACAACGCCTCCCGGAATCTTGCCGGGACCCTCGACAACGCGGAGGCCTTACAAAGCGGAAAATGGCACTGTCATGAATCCTGCTGGAAGGTATCGAAAGAGGCCATGGAACGGGGTAAACCACAGGACCGAGCATGCGCGGGCGGTATTCATATCTATGCCTGTCCGATCATGAGTGGTGATGAAGTGGTTGGGGCGATCAATTTCGGTTACGGCGCCCCTCCGCGGGACAGTGAAACTATCCAGCGGATCGCGGCAGTCTACAAGGTGGACCCCAACGAGCTTGCGGAATATGCCCAAGCCTATACTCCCCGCCCCACCGAAGTCATCGATTCGGCACGAAAGCAGCTCCAGACCTCGGCCATGCTCCTCGGCGAGATTGTCCGGCGCCATGCTGTCGAACAACAACTCACCCAAAGCACCCTGAAATACAAAGGCATCTTCGAAACCGCCCCCAATCTCATCACATCGGTGGATGAGCAGGGAATTATTGTCGAATGTAACTCCTGTGTGGAAAAGGTGTTGGGATACCACCGCGAAGAGATTATCGGGGCCTCCATGGAAAAAATTATCCATCCCGACTTTCACCAAAAAGCCCGCGCATCCCTTGCCGAGATACGTTCGAAAGGATCCAGCTACGACAAGGAATACCGGATGGTCAAAAAGGACGGGGCTCTTATCGATGTCACGATAAATTCGAGAGGACTCAAAGCTCCTGACGGCCGGTTCACCCGGACTATCTGTGTCATCGAGGATATCACCGAACGGAAACGGGCGGAAGCCGACAAAGAGGAGCAAAGGAACTTTCTGAAAACCATTATCGACATGAGTCCCTTTGCCATGTGGGTTGCCGACAGACAGGGGACGGTGATCAAGACCAATCGTACTCTCCGGGAAACCATAAACCTCAGCGATGACGCGATTATCGGCAAGTACAATGTTCTTGGTGATGAAAACCTGAAGGCCGGCGGGGTTATGCCGCTGGTAAAGGATGTCTTTCACAAGCATATTCCGGCACGCTTTACGATTCCCTGGAAGGTGGAACAGGCCGGTGACGTCGATTTTTCCGGCGGACGGAACATGTATATCGACGTATCCATGTATCCCATACTCGACATGGAGGGGGGCCTCAGGAATGTCGTGTGTCAATGGATCGATATCAGCGAGCAGAAGCAGGCCCAGCTTGATCTGATCGCCGAACGGGAGCGGCTTGCGGTCACCCTCCGAAGTATCGGTGACGGGGTTATCACAACCGATACCCATGGCAGGGTTGTGCTCATGAACCGTGAAGCCGAAACGCTCACCGGATGGTCGCTGGAGGAAGCCCAAGGCCGCTTGCTGGGAGAGGTGTTTATTATTGTTAATGAAATTAGCCGGGAAACCTGCGAAAACCCGGTGGACAAGGTCCTGTCTTCGGGAGAAGTAATCGAACTGGCGAACCACACCCTGCTCATTGCCCGTGACGGCGCCGAAAGGGTGATTGCCGACAGCGGCGCCCCGATCAAAGACAATGAGGGCTCCATTATCGGCGTCGTGCTGGTCTTCAGGGATACCACAGAAAAGCAGCGGATGCAGGACGCCATGCAGCGGGCAGCCAGGCTCGAATCGCTGGGCATCCTCGCCGGAGGCATTGCCCATGATTTCAACAATCTACTGGGCGGTATCTATGGGTTTATGGATATGGCCGGTGATGAATCCTCCGAACCGGAGGTACGAGAGTATATCCAGCGATCGATGGCAACTATCGACCGTGCGCGGTCCCTGACTTCCCAGCTTTTGACTTTTTCCCGTGGCGGAACGCCGGTGAAGAAAGTCGCTCATCTTTTCCCTTTTGTGAAAGAAACCGCAAAATTCGCCCTCAGCGGTTCCACTGTTTCACCGGTTTTCGACATTCAATCCGACCTCTGGTCGTGTGATTTCGACCAGAACCAACTGGGACAGGTGATCGACAACCTGGTGATCAATGCCCAGCAGGCCATGCCCCTGGGCGGAGAGATCAGGATCAGTGCGGCAAACGTGACTGTGAAAGCAGCAAAACACCAGACTCTTCCTGCAGGCGGATACGTGAAATTATCGATCGAGGACCAGGGTATCGGTATCCCCCACGACCTGCAGGATAAGATTTTCGATCCCTTTTTCTCCACCAAGACCAAGGGGCACGGCCTGGGCCTGGCCACCTGTTTTTCGATTATCGACCGTCACGGCGGCAGTATCGATGTGGATTCGGCGCCGGGGGAAGGAAGCGTGTTTCATGTATATCTTCCTGCAGCCGGTCATCGGGATACAACCGGTCTCGTGAAACCGGTACTGCGGCATCGGGGGAAGGGAACGATCATTGTCATGGACGATGAAGCGGTGATGCGGGATATCACCCGTCATATCCTCGAATCCTTCGGCTACAGCGTAGTCTGTACCACAACGGGCAGAGAGGCGATCGATGCACTTCAAAAAGAAATCCGGGGCCACCGATCGGTGCGTGCCATGATCCTTGACCTCACCATCCCCGGCGCCATGGGCGGTAAAGAAGCGGTCGGCGAAATCCGCACTATCGATCCCACTCTTCCGGTCTTTGTCGCAAGCGGCTATTCCGAAGATCCGATCATGGCAAACCCTTCGAAGTACGATTTTACGGCAAGTATCCCCAAACCGTTCAGAAAAGCCGAACTCGCCGAAGTGTTTGAAAAATATCTGAAAATGATGGAGTAA
- a CDS encoding PAS domain S-box protein has protein sequence MRLLYANPAALKLVVEAGNRIGDKIPAQWHSLVESLSTEEKQNSVDVTLGERVYSFVAMPIPDRGYVNIYATDITERKQAEVELRENENQLRIRNEELVAAKEKAERNEKELKRTQEITHVGSWYLDTATNQVVWSEELYRMYGFDPSLPVPPYTEHMKLFTAESWDILSSSLANTRETGVPYELELEMVRKDGSNGWMWVRGEAVLDSEKKIIGLWGAAQDITERRKLQDALLESEALLDRTGQMARVGGWELDPATNEVTWTKETYRIHEVPFDDKPPLENALEFWHPDDRPILANAIKKALAEGKPYDLELRFITAKGRHLVARTIGKPILENNEVVRLQGSFQDITERKEAEQTLAEEKERLAVTLRSIGDGVITTDVEGNVTMLNKAAEQMTGWNSEAATGRPLMDVFNIVDEDTRQKRENPVEKVLRTGQTVDLANHTCLIGKNGREVVIGDSGAPILDRESNIIGVILVFRDITDKQKLDESMQRAQRLESLGALAGGIAHDFNNLLGGIFGNIDLALEGIGDGEHVRRYLGRGIGALERAKDLTQQLLTFSKGGAPRKKPVDISRVLEQSQHLSLSGSSIDCSINIAPETSTIEADENQLCQVFNNVMINARQALLTFSAVAETFPATSARPFIYRNIYTALCGYNKFNSFPFTNQILSIAFGIEH, from the coding sequence ATGCGCCTGCTCTATGCAAATCCAGCGGCGCTGAAACTCGTGGTGGAGGCCGGCAATAGAATCGGCGACAAGATACCGGCCCAATGGCATTCTCTGGTAGAATCTTTGTCGACTGAAGAGAAACAGAACAGCGTTGATGTGACGCTTGGTGAAAGGGTCTATTCCTTTGTCGCTATGCCCATCCCCGATCGCGGCTATGTCAACATATACGCCACCGACATCACCGAGCGTAAACAGGCGGAAGTCGAGCTGCGGGAAAATGAAAATCAACTGAGAATCCGGAATGAAGAACTGGTTGCCGCAAAAGAAAAAGCGGAAAGAAATGAAAAAGAACTCAAGAGGACACAAGAGATAACTCATGTAGGTAGTTGGTATCTGGATACCGCAACCAATCAGGTCGTTTGGAGTGAAGAACTCTACCGGATGTACGGATTTGATCCCTCACTTCCTGTGCCGCCTTACACCGAACACATGAAGCTGTTCACTGCTGAAAGTTGGGACATTCTATCATCTTCACTGGCAAACACCAGAGAAACGGGAGTACCCTACGAACTTGAACTGGAAATGGTAAGGAAAGACGGCAGCAATGGTTGGATGTGGGTGCGTGGAGAAGCAGTTCTTGATAGCGAGAAGAAAATAATCGGTCTTTGGGGAGCTGCCCAGGACATAACAGAGCGCAGAAAGCTGCAGGATGCCCTCCTAGAGAGTGAAGCCCTGCTGGATAGAACCGGACAAATGGCTCGAGTTGGTGGCTGGGAGCTCGATCCCGCCACAAACGAAGTCACGTGGACCAAAGAAACGTACCGTATACACGAAGTCCCTTTTGATGACAAACCGCCACTGGAAAACGCTCTTGAATTCTGGCATCCCGATGACAGGCCGATTCTGGCGAATGCTATTAAAAAGGCCCTTGCCGAAGGAAAACCCTATGACCTCGAGCTAAGGTTCATTACGGCGAAAGGACGTCATCTCGTTGCCCGAACAATCGGCAAACCCATTTTGGAGAACAATGAGGTTGTCAGACTACAGGGTTCGTTTCAGGACATAACCGAACGCAAAGAAGCGGAACAGACTCTTGCTGAAGAAAAAGAACGCTTGGCTGTCACCCTTCGCAGCATCGGTGATGGAGTCATAACGACCGATGTAGAGGGCAACGTTACTATGCTCAACAAGGCGGCAGAGCAAATGACGGGGTGGAATTCGGAGGCTGCTACCGGACGACCATTGATGGATGTTTTCAATATTGTCGATGAAGACACACGGCAAAAGCGAGAAAACCCGGTTGAGAAAGTTCTTAGAACAGGGCAAACAGTTGATTTGGCTAACCATACATGCCTTATTGGCAAAAACGGCCGCGAGGTTGTCATAGGCGACAGTGGCGCCCCGATTCTCGACAGAGAGAGCAACATCATTGGCGTTATACTTGTATTCCGGGACATAACTGATAAACAGAAACTCGACGAATCAATGCAACGGGCGCAAAGATTAGAATCTCTTGGCGCCCTTGCCGGCGGCATTGCCCATGATTTCAATAACCTCCTCGGGGGCATATTCGGCAATATCGACCTCGCTCTTGAGGGAATCGGTGATGGAGAACATGTCCGGCGATATCTGGGCAGAGGCATCGGGGCTCTGGAAAGAGCAAAAGACCTTACGCAGCAGTTGCTTACCTTCTCAAAGGGAGGGGCACCCCGCAAAAAACCGGTAGATATCTCCCGAGTACTGGAGCAGTCACAACACCTCTCCCTGAGCGGTTCAAGTATCGATTGCTCGATCAACATTGCTCCCGAGACATCTACAATCGAAGCGGACGAAAACCAGCTCTGCCAGGTATTCAACAATGTGATGATAAACGCCCGCCAGGCGCTGTTGACTTTTTCCGCCGTGGCCGAAACCTTTCCGGCAACCAGTGCACGGCCCTTTATTTATCGTAATATATATACGGCACTTTGCGGATACAACAAATTTAATTCTTTTCCGTTTACTAATCAAATATTATCAATTGCGTTTGGAATAGAACACTAA
- a CDS encoding PAS domain-containing protein, whose translation METTRQLKTLLSNLPGMAYRYLNDNHWTMEFVSEGCTKLTGYTPDELIGNRTISYNSLILPDDRDRVKEEVEASLGEMRHFEVKYRITTRDDHIRWLWERGIAVPCPPTGTRERYRGLYYRYHGDEKCRKKTHRKGKKPSQTQGTAGRRNDLSSGRDQGTKQFWGDHLPQRLVLDGTKGR comes from the coding sequence GTGGAAACGACTCGACAACTGAAAACCCTTCTGAGTAATCTCCCGGGCATGGCGTACCGGTATCTCAACGATAATCACTGGACCATGGAGTTTGTCAGTGAGGGGTGTACAAAGCTTACCGGGTATACTCCCGATGAATTAATCGGCAACCGTACAATTTCCTACAACAGCCTTATTCTTCCCGACGACCGCGACCGGGTCAAGGAGGAGGTGGAGGCGAGTCTCGGCGAGATGCGGCATTTTGAAGTGAAATACCGTATCACCACCCGCGATGATCATATCCGCTGGCTCTGGGAACGGGGCATCGCGGTCCCCTGCCCCCCAACGGGGACCAGGGAACGTTATCGAGGGCTTTATTACCGATATCACGGCGATGAAAAATGCCGAAAAAAAACTCATCGAAAAGGAAAAAAACCTTCGCAAACTCAAGGAACAGCTGGAAGAAGAAACGATCTATCTTCAGGAAGAGATCAAGGCACGAAGCAATTTTGGGGAGATCATCTCCCGCAGCGACTCGTTTTGGATGGTACTAAAGGCCGTTGA
- a CDS encoding serine hydrolase, with translation MDRNEIVSIIEKSFRKQVKKDTTVKNAFLLVHSDKLNIDIYIAEGKTGHMDANPHQPNHLASVGKLFTATIIGMLHDKNKLSFDDKIKEYIDDELMNNLHVFEGKDYSNDITICQLLNQTSGLPDVFFPLYEKMVNDPGMRITTRKAIIWGKQNLKPKSKPGEKHLYTDTNYYLLGLIIENINGKPFQEVLHQLIFEPLGMKHAYTNDFTEPEKPSKYPTAEALINNVDFTKIEGIAPLDHAGSSVIAPLDEYLIFMKALVDKKILKEETLKRMIADARPMGFPALGIYYGYSIWKFVTVPIVMPSKFNCWGCVGVTGAFMFYHPKTESYIIGTFNNSSYKTKALRFMISKVINNLLKM, from the coding sequence ATGGATAGAAACGAAATAGTAAGCATAATTGAAAAATCTTTCCGGAAGCAAGTAAAAAAGGATACAACAGTTAAAAATGCATTTTTACTTGTGCACTCAGACAAGCTGAATATTGATATATATATTGCAGAAGGTAAAACCGGGCACATGGATGCGAATCCGCACCAGCCAAACCATTTGGCTAGCGTGGGTAAATTGTTTACCGCAACCATCATAGGTATGCTCCACGACAAAAACAAGTTGTCATTTGATGACAAAATCAAGGAGTATATCGATGATGAGTTAATGAATAATCTCCATGTTTTCGAGGGTAAAGATTATTCAAACGACATAACTATTTGTCAATTGCTCAATCAAACGTCCGGTTTGCCTGATGTTTTCTTTCCGCTCTATGAGAAGATGGTTAATGATCCAGGCATGAGGATCACCACGAGAAAGGCAATTATTTGGGGCAAACAAAACTTAAAACCGAAATCAAAACCTGGCGAAAAGCATTTGTACACTGATACAAACTACTACCTTTTAGGCTTGATAATTGAAAACATTAATGGAAAACCATTTCAGGAAGTTCTTCATCAGCTTATTTTTGAGCCTCTGGGGATGAAACATGCATACACGAATGATTTTACTGAACCCGAGAAACCATCAAAATATCCAACCGCAGAAGCGTTGATAAACAATGTGGATTTTACGAAAATTGAAGGCATTGCTCCGTTAGATCATGCGGGTTCCAGTGTAATTGCACCACTGGACGAGTATTTGATATTTATGAAGGCACTTGTTGATAAAAAAATACTGAAGGAAGAAACCCTAAAAAGGATGATAGCTGATGCCAGGCCAATGGGGTTTCCTGCCCTTGGAATATATTATGGCTATTCTATATGGAAGTTTGTGACTGTTCCAATTGTTATGCCATCAAAGTTCAACTGCTGGGGTTGCGTGGGAGTTACAGGTGCGTTTATGTTCTATCATCCAAAAACAGAATCGTACATAATTGGCACATTTAATAACTCATCATACAAAACAAAAGCACTTCGCTTTATGATATCAAAAGTGATTAACAATTTGTTGAAAATGTAA
- a CDS encoding SDR family oxidoreductase codes for MAKKVVLFGGSSEVGVGVAEIVSQKGYGLHLVGRNEPGVREIAGRFDGSYSVGDFTDFSTFPRVAEEIEGAVDGLLYCAGTINLKSLHRFSEKDFIEDYTINALGAALAVQSLLPHLGNAADGASVVLFSSIAAKKGFPFHASMSMAKGAVGGLTVALAAELAPRIRVNALAPSLVQTKLAGHILRTDKSKDSIAALHPLKRLGTKEDIAQLAAFLLMPESGWITGQIIGIDGGRSTLETK; via the coding sequence ATGGCTAAGAAGGTGGTTCTGTTCGGTGGTTCGAGTGAGGTCGGTGTTGGTGTTGCCGAGATAGTTTCCCAAAAGGGGTATGGTCTTCATCTGGTTGGACGGAATGAGCCGGGTGTCAGGGAGATTGCCGGGCGGTTTGACGGCTCCTATTCTGTGGGTGATTTTACCGATTTTTCCACGTTTCCCCGGGTTGCCGAGGAGATCGAGGGGGCGGTTGATGGGTTGCTCTACTGTGCAGGAACGATCAACCTCAAGAGTCTTCACCGGTTTTCAGAGAAAGATTTCATCGAGGACTACACAATCAATGCGCTGGGGGCTGCACTGGCTGTTCAGTCGTTACTGCCCCATCTTGGAAATGCCGCGGATGGTGCATCGGTCGTGCTTTTCTCCAGTATTGCGGCAAAAAAGGGGTTTCCATTTCATGCATCGATGAGCATGGCCAAGGGAGCGGTCGGTGGGTTGACCGTTGCCCTGGCCGCAGAGCTGGCTCCCCGCATACGGGTAAACGCCCTGGCGCCATCCCTGGTACAGACCAAACTTGCCGGACATATTCTTCGCACCGACAAGAGCAAAGACTCCATCGCAGCCCTCCACCCCCTCAAACGGCTGGGAACAAAAGAGGACATCGCACAGCTTGCAGCATTCCTCCTCATGCCCGAATCCGGATGGATTACCGGTCAGATTATCGGCATCGACGGCGGCCGGTCAACCCTGGAGACAAAATAG